A stretch of the Notamacropus eugenii isolate mMacEug1 chromosome 2, mMacEug1.pri_v2, whole genome shotgun sequence genome encodes the following:
- the LOC140523540 gene encoding olfactory receptor 2T29-like, whose amino-acid sequence MSLENQTFGTDFILLGLFNQSKYSPFFCSLIFIILVVALTGNATLLLLIQSDPHLHTPMYFFISQLSLMDMMHISVAVPKMLLDQVIGIHNISAPSCGIQMFLYLTLGGTECFLLAAMSYDRYMAICHPLHYPILMNHRVCTLLVILCWFLGSLDGFTLTPITMNFPFCKSREIQHFYCEVFALLKLSCSHTSVYEIVMYLCCVLMLLIPVTVILSSYSLILLTVYRMNSATGHRKAFVTCSSHITIVILFYGAAVYNYMFPPSYHTSENDMMVSVFYTILTPVLNPLVYSVRNKDVTAALKKMLHSKLTFNCEK is encoded by the coding sequence ATGTCCTTGGAGAATCAAACTTTTGGGACTGATTTCATCCTGTTGGGGCTCTTTAACCAAAGCAaatattctcctttcttctgCTCATTGATATTCATTATTTTGGTAGTAGCACTAACTGGGAATGCAACTTTGCTCCTTTTGATTCAAAGTGATCCCCATCTCCAcactcccatgtacttcttcATCAGTCAGCTTTCCCTCATGGACATGATGCATATCTCTGTTGCAGTGCCCAAGATGCTGCTAGATCAGGTGATTGGGATTCATAATATTTCAGCCCCAAGCTGTGGAATCCAGATGTTCCTCTATCTAACACTAGGGGGAACAGAGTGTTTCCTTCTGGCAGCCATGTCCTATGACAGGTATATGGCCATTTGTCACCCTCTCCACTACCCCATCCTCATGAACCACAGAGTTTGCACACTCCTTGTAATTCTCTGTTGGTTCTTGGGATCTCTTGATGGTTTCACGCTCACCCCTATCACCATGAACTTTCCATTTTGTAAATCTCGAGAGATCCAGCACTTCTACTGTGAGGTCTTTGCCTTGTTGAAACTCTCCTGTTCACACACATCAGTCTATGAGATTGTCATGTACCTGTGCTGTGTCCTTATGCTCCTCATCCCTGTCACTGTTATTTTAAGCTCTTACTCCCTTATTCTCCTCACAGTTTATAGGATGAATTCAGCTACGGGTCATAGGAAAGCATTTGTCACATGTTCCTCCCATATAACTATAGTTATTCTCTTTTATGGAGCTGCTGTCTATAACTACATGTTTCCTCCTTCTTATCATACTAGTGAGAATGATATGATGGTATCTGTCTTCTATACTATCCTAACACCTGTTCTAAACCCTCTCGTCTATAGTGTCAGGAATAAAGATGTCACAGCAGCTTTGAAGAAAATGTTACATTCAAAGCTTACTTTTAATTGTGAGAAGTAG